The Canis lupus dingo isolate Sandy chromosome 8, ASM325472v2, whole genome shotgun sequence genome has a segment encoding these proteins:
- the LOC112672712 gene encoding olfactory receptor 11L1-like gives MDITNQTRVTEFIFLGFPGVLHLRITLFVIFLTVYLLSLTGNTLIIFIVLMDITLQTPMYIFLGNLSFLEIWYTTATVPKLLDTCLSQVVTISVSGCITQYYFFFSMGATECILLAVMAYDRYLAICSPLRYSLLMSIRVCLRFSAGSWIGGFIAPLLPTILISHLNFCGPQKISHFFCDSDPIFKLSCSDTFLVEALGYTCSSVVILSSFLLTMSSYGHIVVTIIKLSSREARKKTFSTCASHLTVVSIYYGTIIFAYVRPPAKYNFTIGKVISVFYCVVTPLVNPLIYTLRNKDVKKAFRKALARKRMLLT, from the coding sequence ATGGATATAACAAACCAAACAAGAGTGACAgagttcatttttcttgggtttcCTGGTGTTCTACATCTGCGGATCACCTTGTTTGTGATATTTCTTACTGTATATCTACTCTCCCTCACAGGAAACACtctcattattttcattgttctcaTGGATATCACACTCCAAACGCCCATGTACATTTTCTTAGGAAATTTGTCATTCCTGGAGATCTGGTACACCACAGCCACGGTGCCTAAATTGCTGGACACCTGCCTCTCACAGGTTGTTACCATCTCTGTTTCTGGTTGTATCACCCAGTACTACTTCTTTTTCTCCATGGGAGCTACAGAGTGCATCCTGCTGGCAGTGATGGCCTATGATCGGTACCTGGCCATCTGCAGCCCTTTAAGATACTCACTTCTCATGAGTATTCGTGTGTGCCTGCGGTTTTCAGCTGGATCTTGGATTGGGGGCTTCATTGCCCCTCTCTTACCTACCATACTCATTTCTCATCTAAATTTCTGTGGCCCCCAGAAGATCAGCCATTTCTTTTGTGACTCAGACCCCATTTTCAAACTCTCCTGCTCAGATACATTTTTGGTGGAGGCTTTGGGCTACACATGTAGCTCTGTTGTGATTCTAAGTTCTTTCCTTCTCACCATGTCTTCCTATGGACACATCGTGGTCACAATAATCAAGCTGTCTTCCAGGGAGGCTCGGAAGAAAACTTTCTCCACCTGTGCCTCCCACCTCACTGTGGTCTCTATCTATTATGGCACCATTATCTTTGCCTATGTTCGCCCTCCAGCCAAGTACAATTTCACCATTGGTAAAGTGATATCAGTGTTCTACTGTGTGGTTACCCCTTTGGTAAATCCTCTAATATATACCCTGAGaaacaaagatgtgaagaaagCTTTCAGAAAAGCTCTAGCAAGAAAGAGAATGCTCTTGACCTGA